GAAGACGAGACTGATTAGGCAGTCGTCTCGATCGGATTGTCTGATGGGTCGGTGTTTTCAAGGTGCTCGACAGCTACCCAGAACGGAATCGCCCTTCGAGGTCCGCGTACCGCCGCGTTTGCCAAGGCTGCAACGGGCGCAGTAGCCCCTTCCAGCGTTGCGACCACCGTCCATTGATCCTCGTTGACGGCGTCGCAGGCTATACCGAACGCACTGGCTCTTTTGCGGAGCCACCGTCTATAGCCAACTCTGGTGACCCTTCCGCGTACTCTCATCCTAACACGAAGGTTTGCAGCCGGTGTCGGGCTTAGCTCAGCCCCAACTTTGTTAGCGCAGTGACGTAGAAGTTCTCGCGCCACGTTACGGGGCGGGCCCCACATTGGATACTGACCGGTGCCGATGGCGCCATGGGCGTTTAGTTCTATGATTGCGGCCTGCTGTTCATCGATGGGCTTGGTGTGATCTTGCAGAATGAGATCCAAGCCGCAAAAACCAAGACCGGGAATCGCCTGCGCAGCTCGAACCGCAACTCGTTCTATGGACGGATGTAGATCATCGAGCACTTCGATACTGTCTCCTCCGCGGGAGATGTTGTTTGAATTTGCGAGATAGACCCACTGTCCCTTCTCCGGCACAGATGCCAGCGTCAAATCAACACTGTCCAATTGATATCGCGCCGCGTCGTCGAATTGGATGAGGCGTAAACGCAGGTGAGGGTTGTGCGCGCGTAGTCTGTTCTTGTGAAGAATGAGATCCGCAACGTTGTGATCGCCGGTGCCGACAATTGAAGCGGTTCTTCGGCAAACTGCGGAGACCACCTTGTCGCCTACGACGACAATCCGATAGTCGTCACCTGGAACATGCGTCTCAAGGAGTAAGTCATCGGATCCGAGTGGGCTCTTTCCGTAGAGTTGTAGTGCCCGATCAAGCTCAGCCCTATTGCGAATGTTCGTGATGACTCCAATGCCACGGACTCCAGCTGCAGGTTTGCACACGACTGGGTAGCCGATGCGCTCCGCGTGAGCCGCAATGCGATCGCCGTCGTCACTGGAAAAGATACGGCCAGATGCGACAGGTAAGCCGCACCGTGCAAGCCGAGCACGAGTGGCTTCTTTGTGGTTGCATAAAGCAAGTGAGACCCCGCTCGATGCGGGAGAGCGGCTCCACTTAAAGTTCAAGCGCGTTCCCGCGCGGTCGGTCGCTATGAAGGACCCGTTTGGCAACCTCAATACTGCAAGGCCATACGCAAGCGCTTCGCGCTCGACAAGGTGGCCCTTGGTGGCATCTTTCGGATGGTTCCTAACGAATGCAGCATCGCCGTAGACGTTTGCGGGCTTCCCTTCAAGGCAAGGTAGTGGAGGCTCTGGAAAGCAGACGCTGCGGTCGACCTCACCAATCCATCGTTCATAAAAGTCCTCAACATCCGTCGTCGTGGTCACATCATCGCTGTCTGTTTCGACCGTGCCCTCAAGCCTGGTCAGCGCCGCGGCGAAAACGCCAAGAAGTTTGTGCAAGGCCTCGTCGTTTGACAAGCGTCGACGCATACGCTTGCCCAAAGCCCAACGAAAGGGGCTAAGAAGGCGAGTCCAAGACCTATCTGTGCTCACGTCGCGCAGGCTGCGAATGAGTTCATCCTGTTCATCTTGCTCAAAGGTTTCACAGATCTCGATCAATGCATCACTGAGAACGGAATGCACAGAGCCAGCGGGGATTTGGGTCTTGCCGAGATGTCGGCACAGCTCTTCAGCGACGGGCCATATCTGCGCCGGAAATCTCAAGCCCTTGTCGTGAGTGATCAAAGCTTCTGCAATGACGTGAGAGAACCTACTGTCGACACTCTGCACGTGGATTGCAAAATTTGCTTGCGGTTCCCCGGCCGTCAGTTCCGGTGGCCTGAAGGTCATGGCGCGAATCGTGCTCAATCTAATTGAGGTCGCTGCTACCGAATCATCGCATGGCTTGAGTGGCTGCATGGTCACGCCACCGTAAAGTCCGCATAGCTCTCCAGCGGCGTTTGCGCCGCCTCGATTGCCATTGCGCGTTGTCCAAAATGGGTCCCGCTCATTAGAGCCTCGATGACGCGTGCGATCGTTGAGGGTTTGCCTTGAAGGTGCCCCTCAACAATTCCGCTGGTTTGATCTCCTGGGCGAGCAAATCCCACAATCCCAAGTGCGTTGCAGGTATCGCGCAAAACCGGCAAGAGGAGTTGCGGCTCGGTAAGGCTCTCCGCGCGCATGAAGGTTGCCACAACATCAGCCGGAGTTTGCAGCCTTACAGAAGATTGCTCTGCTTGGTGGCACAGAAATCTGTCTGCCAGAGACGGGGCGAGGGCTGGAGAGGCGATGAGGTAGCTCTCTAGTCGAGGCCGCTCGCAGAGTTCGACCACAAAATATGCTTGGCCCTCTCGACATAGGGTCGGGTCTCCGACAACGAGATCGACGGACGCGACTGCCAGTCCCGGGATCTCCATTGTTGCCCGCAGCGCCACATCTTTGAAGTCATCATGCAGCCGTTCCACCAACATCCAGGTTTCTTCTGGGGTTGCCGCGGTCTTTTCGATGGCTGCCAGAAAGCGACCGCCACAAACGAGGCACCGAATGTAGCGTCCGGAGACATGTTTCTCGACCAATAGGCGGGCTCCGGGTGCTGCGACCCTGTGGCCCTGCTCGTCCTCATGAACGTTCAACGAGTTCTCGGCGTAGGCGGATGTAACAAGACTTCTGGCAGGAGACAGGTGGTCCTCGGAGCGCCGCTTCATACGTGAAATGGCGGAAAGGAGCTCCTGGTCACTGGATATCTTGTCGATTTTGGGGGAAGGGTTTTCGCCGATTGCCTCCTTGAGTACGACAGGGAAGCCATGACGAGAGATGAACCTCTGCAAACTCATCTCTCCCCGAGATGAGAAAGTAATCCCGGGAGGGGTTGAAAGTCCCGCCAAATTCAGAAGTTTGCGCCGCAACCGCTTGTCCTGAGCGTATGTGACCCCCACCACAGTCGACGCCTCGGGCACCCCATGCACGAAAGACAAGACGCCCACCTCGTCTCCCGTCGGGCCCGCTAAAAGGACCTGACGCGGAAGCAGAAGCACATCAAGTCGTCGTGCCAAAACAGCACTGTGAACAAGATAGCCATCCATAAGCGGTGGAGGCAGAGACAGACCTGATGAAACCCCAATGTGATCACTTGCCACTGGCAACGCTGTTCGCCCCTTCTGATGCGGACAAATTCTCAAGAGAAAGAGAACTCGTGGGGATCAATCCATCTTGGTTTCGGAAAGAAGACAAGAATTGCTCTCAAGCACAGCGCTCTGAAACTGGCAAGACCCGAACCGGCCAGCGCTCTCCCAATATGAGATCGTATTCCGGTGGGTCGAAAGCGATCCAGCCGGCACCCGGCGCCAAGGTCATTTCGCCAAAAAGGATGCGGGGTCCAATCGAGTACAAATCCACTCGAACAAATTCCAAACCGTCACCCAGAATTTCGGCGAGTGTCACCATATCATCGAGGGTGCCCGGGCGCGGCATGTCAACCGGACCATCGAACCCTCTACGCGTAAATGGCTGGGGGCGCCAGAACCGATCATAGAACCGGCTCTTAGCCGTACCGTCACGTCCGGATATGATTTGTACGTAATGAACGACACCACCAAAGACATAGAACTTGAGATCCGTTGGCAGCGAACCGTCATCCTCCAGCAGCATCTCCTCAACGAGAAGCTGAGGGACAATTTTGGCGTACCACCATTCATTGACCTCCGGCCCAAATCTTCGCCGCAGTATGCGCCGCCCTGCAGCGACAAAGGCCTCTCTTGGCAAGGCTGCCTTATCTCGCACCAGGAGATATCCGGCTTGGCCGCTACTATGGTTGCCCTTCAATACGAAACGGTCCGGCAGCGCGTCGTAGTCCACTGCCTCAAGGGATGTTCCGCTGTAGAAAAGGTGCGTCAAAAACTGGTGTCCCGCTCTCTTGGTAACAAACTCTCGAACCGCGAGCTTGTCTGCCAGGATGCCTGCCTCAGGAAACGGGCGGAACTTTCTTGCGCAAACCTTTTCGTTGAAGGTCCGCGGATGCTCTAGGTTGGGCCAATAGCCAAGATGGCGGCGAAACTCGATGAGTTCGTAGCACCGAGCACCCACGATTTGCCGATAGGCCCGCTTTACGTACGATTCAAGGGCGTCTGCCACGAGGCACACTACTTCCGTTCTTCGCTAAATGATCCCGAACCTTCGATAGAAGTCGCAAATCCGCGGTTCATCGAGGAGGCCCGAATGTGCCTGCGCCAGTCGTACGCCGGTGTAGTTGTTGCCCTCCAGGAACACAGGATCCTGCTCCGTCAGGATAATGTCCCAACCTACGTAATTTATGAAGGGTAGCTGCCGCATGAGAAGCAGCGATCGGTCGCGGGCCTCGCCCCAACGAGGAAGCGACTGACCACGCAATGGGGCGCCAGTGTCGGGGTGGTTTTCGTACACGAGCGGGGCTCTCGGGCTTTTCGCATTGTGCTGAACTGCCGTGCCGAGCTTGCCCGTCTCAAGGTCTATATCGACAGACAGGCCTCCGCGGCCAAAGTTGTCCACTCCTTTGCTCTGTGTGGTGCCAAGACGAAGAACTGCTCTTGCAATAAAGGGTTCCCCATCACGGTCGCGCATGCAAATAACTCGTATGGAGTTTGTCGTGTGGGGATAGATGAGAGCGCAGAAGTCCGATTGCTGTATGAATTCACAAAGAATACGATCGTCACGTTCTTTGAATACTTCATAGAATCTGTCTAAAGTCATCGGCGTATCGTCGACTAAGACAGATTCTGGTTTGACGTCTACGAAGCTTATGCCGACCCCTCCGCCTCCTCTTGATCGCTTCATGACAAATCGCTTTTGCTGAGAGCTATTGTCACTCAGCGCTATCTCTGGCCATTCATCGGTCAAGACGACAAGACGCTTGTTGTCACAATAGAGATAGTTTCTGGGAACACGGACAAATTGCTTTGCTAGCGACTCGAACAGCAATTTGTCTTCGAGAAGTTCTCGAACTGGTTTGGGGTTGATGAATCGGCTGAATTGTCGTTGCAGGTCGCTCAGATAGCGGCCTGACTGGACAGCGTCGCGTCCGTAGAGGAGGACCCGATCAGCCGCAAAGCCTCTCCGAAGTCCGAATAGTACGACCTCCAACGGAAAGTGCCCAATGCAAGCCCTGATCTCTTTCATGTAGCAGCGGGCAACTTCCAAAAAACGGGCTAACCATCTCAGCCCTCGCCCGGGGAGATAGGGAAGTTTGCGGGCCTTAGAGGGCAAATCTCCGTTTCTCGGCGTCTGAAGAGTGGGTGTCCTCGTCGTACTCTCGGCGCGCGCATCGAAAGCCATTCCAGCATTCCCCAGCCGTTAAAATGGGTTTCAGTTTACGCCAAAATCGGAAGCCGCTTGCGCCACTTTCCCTAAGTCTTTGTAGAAAAATGCGAATGAAGGTGGGGTGGTGCCCAGGGGCGGACATTGTGCGCACATCATGGATGCTCGCTTCACCCTCGAAAGCGGACATCTCTGAGTTGGCGTTAAGGTACCAAACGCCACTTAGAGAATCGCGTGGTCAAGGTGCAAACAACGCTGGTTGCGGGCCCCCGCAACCACTTTTACCGAACGGCCCATCCTCTCGTTGAGGATGGGACCTTTCTTCTCTCCGTCTCCCATGCCGACCTCGATCATCTGGGCAATCTCGCCGATGATCTCTATGTCAAAACCTTCCTCCACAGGAGTGATGACGACGCGCTCGAGAAGGCTCCGCAGCACCTCAATCGCCTCATCTCCGATTTCTGGCTGGTTGAGAGCCTCCTGCAGTCGCTCAACCTTTTTTCGATAGAGAAGGGCCAAATTCGGATGGAGCCGGACGGGAGGCGCTGCCGCTGCAGCCATGCCTTCCTCGAGTTGTGCCCGCCGTGCCTCTAACTCGGTCAAACGCTGCTGCAGGCCCGGAGCGCGCAGTCCGTCTGCGATAGCGTCAATAAGTCCGTTGAGCTTTCGTACCACCTCCTTAAGTTCCCGCTTCTTTGCATCATGGAGTTGGTCCTCGTCGCGGCGCTGCCGATTACACTCTTTGTGAAAGGCTCGGACGAACTCCTCTACGAGCTCTGGGGCCATCAAGCGTTGGCATAGGCCACTAACGATCAATGCTTCAAGAGACCCGCGCCGGATGCTCTGCCGGTTCGAACAGGTGCCGCTGCCGCGGGCGGCCGAGCAAGCGAGATAATCGCGGCCGATCGAGGCGTATCGGCTGCCGCACTCTCTGCAATGCACAAGCCATCGATAACCTGCGTCCGCAACTCTGGTTTGAAGCTCTTT
This is a stretch of genomic DNA from bacterium. It encodes these proteins:
- a CDS encoding zinc ribbon domain-containing protein; the encoded protein is MLQCFVSLLDAQLEHKELQTRVADAGYRWLVHCRECGSRYASIGRDYLACSAARGSGTCSNRQSIRRGSLEALIVSGLCQRLMAPELVEEFVRAFHKECNRQRRDEDQLHDAKKRELKEVVRKLNGLIDAIADGLRAPGLQQRLTELEARRAQLEEGMAAAAAPPVRLHPNLALLYRKKVERLQEALNQPEIGDEAIEVLRSLLERVVITPVEEGFDIEIIGEIAQMIEVGMGDGEKKGPILNERMGRSVKVVAGARNQRCLHLDHAIL
- a CDS encoding acylphosphatase, with amino-acid sequence MQPLKPCDDSVAATSIRLSTIRAMTFRPPELTAGEPQANFAIHVQSVDSRFSHVIAEALITHDKGLRFPAQIWPVAEELCRHLGKTQIPAGSVHSVLSDALIEICETFEQDEQDELIRSLRDVSTDRSWTRLLSPFRWALGKRMRRRLSNDEALHKLLGVFAAALTRLEGTVETDSDDVTTTTDVEDFYERWIGEVDRSVCFPEPPLPCLEGKPANVYGDAAFVRNHPKDATKGHLVEREALAYGLAVLRLPNGSFIATDRAGTRLNFKWSRSPASSGVSLALCNHKEATRARLARCGLPVASGRIFSSDDGDRIAAHAERIGYPVVCKPAAGVRGIGVITNIRNRAELDRALQLYGKSPLGSDDLLLETHVPGDDYRIVVVGDKVVSAVCRRTASIVGTGDHNVADLILHKNRLRAHNPHLRLRLIQFDDAARYQLDSVDLTLASVPEKGQWVYLANSNNISRGGDSIEVLDDLHPSIERVAVRAAQAIPGLGFCGLDLILQDHTKPIDEQQAAIIELNAHGAIGTGQYPMWGPPRNVARELLRHCANKVGAELSPTPAANLRVRMRVRGRVTRVGYRRWLRKRASAFGIACDAVNEDQWTVVATLEGATAPVAALANAAVRGPRRAIPFWVAVEHLENTDPSDNPIETTA
- a CDS encoding ATP-grasp fold amidoligase family protein; the encoded protein is MADALESYVKRAYRQIVGARCYELIEFRRHLGYWPNLEHPRTFNEKVCARKFRPFPEAGILADKLAVREFVTKRAGHQFLTHLFYSGTSLEAVDYDALPDRFVLKGNHSSGQAGYLLVRDKAALPREAFVAAGRRILRRRFGPEVNEWWYAKIVPQLLVEEMLLEDDGSLPTDLKFYVFGGVVHYVQIISGRDGTAKSRFYDRFWRPQPFTRRGFDGPVDMPRPGTLDDMVTLAEILGDGLEFVRVDLYSIGPRILFGEMTLAPGAGWIAFDPPEYDLILGERWPVRVLPVSERCA
- a CDS encoding sugar-transfer associated ATP-grasp domain-containing protein, yielding MAFDARAESTTRTPTLQTPRNGDLPSKARKLPYLPGRGLRWLARFLEVARCYMKEIRACIGHFPLEVVLFGLRRGFAADRVLLYGRDAVQSGRYLSDLQRQFSRFINPKPVRELLEDKLLFESLAKQFVRVPRNYLYCDNKRLVVLTDEWPEIALSDNSSQQKRFVMKRSRGGGGVGISFVDVKPESVLVDDTPMTLDRFYEVFKERDDRILCEFIQQSDFCALIYPHTTNSIRVICMRDRDGEPFIARAVLRLGTTQSKGVDNFGRGGLSVDIDLETGKLGTAVQHNAKSPRAPLVYENHPDTGAPLRGQSLPRWGEARDRSLLLMRQLPFINYVGWDIILTEQDPVFLEGNNYTGVRLAQAHSGLLDEPRICDFYRRFGII